A portion of the Flavobacterium magnum genome contains these proteins:
- a CDS encoding sensor histidine kinase gives MKVNKLNIIILLGLIAIIGILVLQLLWTRQAYTIEEKKFSQKSHIALLEVSKKLYEGTNNELPGDNPVQKVSNDYYVVNINNDFDPKILEFYLKAEFAKVNIATDFEYAMYNCQSDEMVYGNYVSYSDKDAAPQKVYFPKHKNLVYYFAVRFPNETSYLFSSLKFWFVLTIALIVILLIYVYSIFTILQQKKYSELQRDFINNMTHEFKTPLSSILIASHYLSKQPQIRSDEKLDKYTGIIIAQSNKLNAHIEKVLNIAKSDNSALVLHKERTELIAVIRNAVESIHLKYPETKVSIEAQRSEYHIAADAFHFTNIVYNLIDNSVKYCEKTPEITIRITEESDKLRIAFVDNGVGISGKNISFIFDKFFRISNSRSNEVTGFGLGLYYVKKICVLHHWKIVPSANPDGGLTMTLIMPK, from the coding sequence ATGAAAGTGAACAAGCTTAACATCATCATACTGCTGGGGCTCATTGCCATCATTGGAATCCTCGTATTGCAACTGCTCTGGACCCGGCAGGCCTACACGATAGAGGAGAAAAAATTCAGCCAGAAATCCCATATCGCCCTGCTCGAGGTATCCAAGAAATTATATGAGGGAACCAACAATGAACTGCCCGGCGACAATCCGGTACAAAAGGTGTCCAATGATTATTACGTGGTCAACATCAACAATGATTTTGATCCGAAAATCCTCGAATTCTATCTCAAAGCGGAATTCGCCAAAGTTAACATAGCCACTGATTTCGAGTACGCGATGTACAATTGCCAGAGCGACGAAATGGTGTATGGCAACTATGTTTCCTATTCAGATAAGGATGCCGCGCCACAGAAAGTCTATTTCCCGAAGCACAAAAACCTGGTCTATTATTTTGCCGTCCGCTTCCCGAATGAAACGTCGTACCTGTTCAGTTCACTCAAGTTCTGGTTTGTACTGACGATTGCGCTGATTGTAATCCTGCTGATTTATGTGTATTCGATTTTCACCATCTTACAACAAAAGAAATATTCCGAACTGCAGCGCGATTTCATCAACAATATGACGCACGAATTCAAGACCCCGCTGTCGTCGATCCTGATTGCTTCGCATTACCTCAGCAAACAACCGCAAATCCGGTCTGATGAGAAACTTGATAAGTACACCGGGATTATCATCGCTCAAAGCAACAAGCTTAACGCACATATCGAGAAAGTACTCAACATCGCCAAATCAGACAATTCTGCATTGGTGCTGCATAAAGAACGTACTGAATTGATTGCGGTCATCAGGAATGCCGTAGAAAGCATCCACCTTAAATACCCGGAAACGAAAGTCAGCATTGAAGCGCAAAGGTCCGAATACCATATTGCTGCCGATGCGTTTCATTTCACCAACATCGTGTACAACCTGATCGACAACTCGGTCAAGTACTGCGAGAAAACACCCGAAATCACCATTCGCATTACCGAAGAAAGTGACAAACTCAGGATAGCGTTCGTCGACAATGGCGTCGGGATTTCAGGAAAGAATATTTCGTTTATTTTTGATAAGTTCTTTCGGATCAGCAATTCGAGAAGTAATGAGGTGACGGGTTTCGGACTCGGACTTTACTATGTTAAAAAAATATGCGTGCTCCACCACTGGAAGATTGTACCTTCCGCAAATCCGGACGGCGGACTCACAATGACCCTAATAATGCCAAAATAA
- a CDS encoding response regulator transcription factor: MHFKILYAEDDDTLAFLTKDNLEQHGYDVTHCADGETCLEIFRAGAFDICIFDIMMPKRDGFELASEIRKTNTDIPIIFLSAKTLKEDRIKGLRIGADDYLVKPFSIEELLLKIEIFLKRSRRSVEANPVYDLGSYRFDSQNYIVFKENEKIKLTEREAALLKYFLDNKNKVLKREQILTALWGDDDYFMGRSLDVFISRLRKIIANEPGLGIENLHAIGFKFKSE; encoded by the coding sequence ATGCACTTTAAGATATTGTATGCCGAAGACGACGATACGCTCGCGTTCCTGACCAAAGACAACCTGGAACAGCATGGCTACGACGTTACGCACTGCGCAGATGGTGAGACCTGCCTCGAAATATTCCGGGCGGGCGCGTTCGACATTTGCATCTTCGATATCATGATGCCGAAAAGGGACGGTTTCGAGCTTGCTTCGGAAATCAGAAAAACCAATACCGACATCCCGATTATTTTCCTTTCCGCCAAAACGCTCAAGGAAGACCGCATCAAAGGCCTGCGCATTGGTGCCGATGATTATCTCGTAAAGCCATTCAGCATCGAGGAGCTGTTGCTGAAGATTGAAATATTCCTGAAGCGGTCCCGGCGCAGCGTCGAGGCAAATCCCGTGTATGATCTCGGAAGCTACCGTTTCGACAGCCAGAATTACATCGTGTTCAAGGAAAATGAAAAAATTAAGCTCACCGAGCGTGAAGCCGCATTGCTCAAGTACTTCCTGGACAATAAAAATAAGGTGCTCAAACGCGAGCAGATCCTGACTGCGCTCTGGGGCGACGATGATTATTTCATGGGACGCAGCCTCGATGTGTTTATTTCAAGGCTCCGGAAGATAATCGCCAATGAGCCAGGGCTCGGCATCGAAAACCTGCACGCAATTGGTTTTAAATTCAAATCAGAATGA
- a CDS encoding glycoside hydrolase 5 family protein, with amino-acid sequence MKKSVCLFFLLLAVTASAQSFVSVKGTRFLRNGRNYSYVGANYWYGSLLASGKGDRPRLLRELDLMKHYGITNLRIMVGADGGNYDFTVRQALQPEQGKYDPDLLDGLDFLLSEMARRNMTAVLYLTNNWEWSGGMAQYLEWNGKGAIPNPNIGAEHTWDEFMDYVAQFHSCAACKSALAQHITFILGRKNAYTKKKYTDDPTIMAWQVANEPRVFTPENEAAFTDWLNEAVNLIDRLDKNHLICTGSEGRMGANGDLGTFARTHANPKIDYLTMHIWPKNWNWYKSADAKATLPTAISNAEKYIDEHVALARNMNRPIVIEEFGLPREDESLSPKTAFDDRLAFYNLFFEKLSKSISGDGPLRGINFWGFGGEGVAKDESGKWHAGDPYTADPPQEPQGLNTVFSSDTKLLELIKRCNLTIGND; translated from the coding sequence ATGAAAAAATCAGTGTGCCTCTTTTTTTTACTGCTCGCCGTGACCGCGTCGGCGCAGTCTTTCGTTTCAGTAAAAGGAACCCGGTTTTTGAGGAACGGAAGGAATTATTCCTACGTCGGTGCCAATTACTGGTATGGCTCACTTTTGGCTTCCGGGAAAGGCGACCGACCACGGTTGCTTCGCGAGCTCGACCTGATGAAGCACTACGGCATCACCAACCTAAGGATAATGGTGGGTGCTGATGGCGGCAATTATGACTTTACCGTGCGGCAGGCGCTGCAACCTGAACAGGGCAAATACGATCCCGATCTGCTTGACGGACTTGATTTCCTGCTTTCGGAAATGGCCCGGCGCAACATGACGGCTGTCCTTTACCTGACCAACAATTGGGAATGGTCGGGCGGCATGGCGCAATACCTGGAGTGGAATGGCAAAGGCGCAATCCCTAACCCAAACATCGGAGCGGAACATACCTGGGATGAATTTATGGACTATGTAGCGCAGTTCCACTCCTGCGCAGCATGCAAATCGGCTTTGGCCCAACACATCACCTTTATTCTCGGCAGGAAAAATGCTTACACCAAAAAAAAATATACTGATGATCCTACAATCATGGCGTGGCAGGTCGCGAATGAGCCGCGCGTGTTTACCCCGGAAAATGAAGCAGCTTTTACTGACTGGCTCAATGAAGCGGTAAACCTGATTGACCGACTTGACAAGAACCACCTGATTTGTACCGGATCCGAAGGCAGGATGGGGGCTAACGGCGACCTGGGCACCTTCGCACGCACGCATGCCAACCCGAAAATCGATTACCTGACCATGCACATCTGGCCAAAAAACTGGAACTGGTACAAGTCCGCTGACGCGAAAGCTACGCTGCCAACAGCGATTTCCAATGCTGAAAAATACATCGACGAGCATGTGGCATTGGCGCGTAACATGAATCGTCCTATCGTCATTGAGGAATTCGGCCTGCCCAGGGAAGATGAAAGCCTGTCTCCCAAAACGGCTTTCGACGACAGGCTGGCGTTTTACAACCTGTTCTTTGAGAAACTCTCAAAGAGTATTTCCGGGGACGGCCCGTTGCGGGGCATCAATTTCTGGGGTTTTGGCGGCGAAGGTGTCGCAAAGGATGAAAGTGGAAAGTGGCATGCCGGTGATCCTTACACGGCTGATCCACCGCAGGAACCACAAGGACTCAATACGGTTTTCAGCAGCGACACCAAGTTGCTCGAGCTGATAAAACGTTGTAATCTCACCATCGGGAACGACTGA